One window of Nymphaea colorata isolate Beijing-Zhang1983 chromosome 1, ASM883128v2, whole genome shotgun sequence genomic DNA carries:
- the LOC116246658 gene encoding uncharacterized protein LOC116246658 has protein sequence MSAKALRAISCRFECFKYHLFLFPPLGLPLLFLPPNPSSSFLLHRRLPRAYRTSVFCSSPSSSTAPAAADEGSYVEIVPFDDFTEKDWSFLDIDHVNSEKEIEEKTGRIISAGAIQDSSKIVVCLPTEDFVDRIRAAHPCPLLVVHYSLYMLAMVKEKYDSVKCWQGDIVDVPERWAPFDAVFLNYFPALPCSLDRLLDALVSRCSPGARIVLSYAQGREIVERQRQRYPDMVTAELPDKESLEKIAADHSFHITEFVDEPTFYLAILKYKE, from the exons ATGAGTGCAAAAGCTTTGCGTGCCATAAGCTGCCGTTTTGAGTGTTTCAAAT ACCACCTGTTCCTCTTCCCGCCGCTtggtcttcctctcctcttcctGCCCCCAAATCCTTCCTCTTCATTCCTTCTTCACCGTCGTCTTCCTCGAGCTTACAGGACCAGCGTATTCtgctcttctccttcttcttcgaCGGCGCCGGCTGCCGCTGACGAGGGAAGCTACGTCGAGATCGTCCCCTTCGACGACTTCACCGAAAAGGATTGGTCCTTCCTCGACATCGATCACGTCAATTCAGAGAAGGAGATCGAGGAGAAGACTGGTCGCATCATCTCCGCAGGCGCCATTCAGGATTCTTCGAAGATTGTTGTCTGCTTGCCCACCGAGGACTTTGTCGACAGAATAAGGGCTGCCCATCCATGCCCCCTGTTGGTTGTCCACTACTCCCTGTACATGCTCGCTATGGTGAAGGAGAAGTACGATTCGGTTAAGTGTTGGCAGGGGGACATAGTAGACGTCCCGGAACGATGGGCTCCTTTTGACGCCGTCTTCCTTAACTACTTCCCGGCGCTGCCGTGTTCTCTTGATCGCCTCCTGGATGCACTCGTCTCTCGCTGTTCTCCGG GTGCAAGAATTGTTCTGAGCTATGCACAGGGGCGGGAAATTGTTGAACGTCAGAGACAGCGATACCCTGACATGGTAACTGCTGAATTGCCGGACAAGGAATCTTTGGAGAAGATAGCAGCtgatcattcatttcatataacTGAATTTGTAGATGAGCCTACCTTTTATCTTGCTATACTGAAGTATAAAGAATAA
- the LOC116245650 gene encoding protodermal factor 1-like: MVGKRVTMSLVCFLLGVVVSHHMNVPALSTAEELLPDSVWDESECNGAPHHGHTGCGNPPGGSYGTPRSGGGGYYHSPPSGGQPGGGSLTPPSDGGGYYHSPPTYNPPATGGGSLTPPSDGGGYYHSPPTYNPPATGGGGSVPVLPPPTTPVDPNIGSPFFFGTCSWWKLHPAAIYGLFGGYIGSVAGVFGGICTPVFGHDLTLLQALANPRTDGFGALFREGTASFLNSMVNHHFPFTAEEVRTGFTTALISDAAAASQAALFQQANEGRLKLRL, from the exons ATGGTGGGCAAGAGGGTCACCATGAGCTTGGTGTGCTTCCTGCTTGGGGTTGTGGTGTCACACCACATGAACGTTCCCGCTCTCTCTACTGCTGAAGAACTCCTCCCTGACAGTGTATGGGATGAAAGCGAAT GCAACGGTGCACCTCACCATGGTCACACTGGCTGCGGCAACCCGCCAGGCGGGAGTTACGGGACTCCACGCTCAGGCGGAGGGGGTTACTACCACTCGCCCCCAAGCGGCGGACAACCTGGCGGCGGTTCCCTGACTCCTCCATCTGACGGTGGCGGCTACTACCACTCTCCACCAACCTACAACCCACCTGCAACTGGCGGCGGCTCCCTGACTCCTCCATCTGACGGTGGCGGGTACTACCACTCTCCACCAACTTACAACCCACCTGCAACTGGCGGCGGCGGCTCCGTTCCCGTCCTTCCACCACCAACCACCCCCGTCGACCCTAACATCGGCTCGCCCTTCTTCTTCGGCACATGCAG CTGGTGGAAACTTCACCCAGCTGCCATATACGGACTATTTGGAGGGTACATCGGCTCAGTGGCTGGTGTGTTCGGTGGTATTTGCACACCAGTGTTCGGTCATGACTTGACCCTGCTCCAGGCCCTAGCCAACCCCCGCACCGATGGGTTTGGCGCGCTCTTCCGAGAGGGAACCGCTTCCTTCCTCAACTCCATGGTTAACCACCACTTCCCCTTCACCGCCGAGGAGGTCAGGACCGGCTTCACTACTGCGCTCATCTCCGACGCCGCGGCGGCATCTCAAGCGGCCCTTTTCCAGCAAGCCAACGAAGGCCGCCTCAAGCTCAGACTGTAG
- the LOC126409274 gene encoding early nodulin-like protein 2: MGRRRETMSTGFSGASRHLMAPVVMAMIANMFLVAVDGREFVVGGKDGWVLSPKQPFNHWAHKHRFHMSDTLLFKYKDGEDSLLLVNSADYGTCNTQNPIETYTDGNSIVELDHSGPFFFISGTPGHCEKGQKLVVVVLSGRNHPLPPSFPPEPSFPPTEAPTEPDPPTGQPPQDQHYSPTVAPTGPSQAPASAPTEAPAAAPTQPPTGPSQAPASAPTEAPAAAPRSPGRAPASAPTQVPAAAPRSPGRAPTSAPTQAPPAAPQSPDQAPASAPTPAPAAALRSPSQAPASAPTQAPSQAPTQAPSYPPTQAPSQPPTVATPRPPTAPYPPRHKPSPSPPWPPTTPEAPTAAPIEPPVSCCSSIPSQPGSPSSGPVTEPEPSADSEPPAPTAHTAGKKSAASAAVTLPSNIAVLIPIAVMMMIGWSVVF; the protein is encoded by the exons ATGGGCAGGAGGAGGGAGACAATGTCGACGGGTTTCAGTGGAGCTTCGAGGCATCTCATGGCGCCGGTGGTGATGGCGATGATTGCAAATATGTTCCTCGTCGCCGTTGATGGGCGCGAGTTTGTAGTTGGAGGGAAGGATGGTTGGGTATTGTCACCCAAACAGCCCTTCAACCACTGGGCCCATAAGCATAGATTCCATATGTCTGATACTCTAC TGTTTAAATACAAGGATGGCGAGGACAGTTTGTTGTTGGTGAATTCTGCCGACTACGGTACCTGCAATACACAGAACCCGATCGAGACGTACACGGACGGGAACTCAATCGTTGAACTGGATCACTCAGGACCCTTTTTCTTCATCAGTGGTACTCCCGGACACTGTGAGAAAGGGCAGAAGCTCGTAGTTGTGGTTCTTTCTGGAAGGAACCACCCTCTCCCACCCTCCTTTCCACCGGAACCGTCATTTCCTCCTACCGAAGCTCCTACTGAACCAGACCCACCAACAGGGCAACCTCCTCAAGATCAACACTACTCACCAACTGTTGCTCCCACTGGACCGAGCCAGGCACCTGCAAGTGCTCCAACTGAGGCACCAGCTGCCGCACCAACTCAGCCTCCCACTGGACCGAGCCAGGCACCTGCAAGTGCTCCAACTGAGGCACCAGCTGCCGCACCACGGTCACCAGGCCGAGCACCAGCTAGCGCTCCAACTCAGGTACCTGCTGCCGCACCACGTTCACCAGGCCGAGCACCAACTAGCGCTCCAACTCAGGCACCACCTGCCGCACCGCAGTCACCGGACCAAGCACCAGCGAGCGCTCCAACTCCGGCACCAGCTGCTGCATTGCGGTCACCAAGCCAAGCACCAGCAAGTGCTCCAACTCAGGCACCAAGCCAAGCACCGACTCAGGCGCCGAGCTACCCACCCACTCAAGCACCGAGCCAACCACCAACGGTCGCAACACCTCGGCCTCCCACTGCGCCGTACCCACCAAGGCATAAACCCTCTCCTTCTCCGCCTTGGCCACCTACCACACCAGAAGCACCAACCGCTGCTCCAATCGAACCACCTGTAAGTTGTTGCAGTTCTATACCATCCCAACCAGGCTCACCTTCTAGCGGACCCGTCACCGAGCCAGAGCCAAGCGCAGACTCAGAGCCGCCTGCTCCAACAGCCCATACTGCTGGTAAGAAGTCCGCCGCTTCTGCTGCAGTAACTCTTCCGTCAAACATTGCGGTTTTGATACCCATTgcggtgatgatgatgatcggTTGGTCGGTAGTTTTCTGA